Proteins encoded together in one Chelonoidis abingdonii isolate Lonesome George chromosome 1, CheloAbing_2.0, whole genome shotgun sequence window:
- the LOC116815630 gene encoding tubulin alpha-8 chain-like has translation MVDLEQTVVDEVRTGTYRQLFHPEQLITGKEDAANNYARGHYTIGKDRIDLALDRIRKLTDACSGLQGFLIFHSFGGGTGSGFTSLLMERLSLDYGKKSKLEFAIYPAPQVSTAVVEPYNSILTTHTTLEHSDCAFMVDNEAIYDICRRNLDIERPTYTNLNRLISQIVSSITASLRFDGALNVDLTEFQTNLVPYPRIHFPLVTYAPIISSEKAYQEQLSVAEITSSCFEPNNQMVKCDPRHGKYMACCMLYRGDVVPKDVNVAIAAIKTKRTIQFVDWCPTGFKVGINYQPPTITPGGDLAQVERAVCMLSNTTAIAEAWARLDHKFDLMYAKRAFVHWYVGEGMEEGEFAEAREDLSALEKDYEEVGTNSFGEENDGEEF, from the exons ATGGTAGACTTGGAGCAAACTGTAGTAG ATGAAGTGCGGACTGGCACTTACCGTCAGCTTTTCCATccagaacagctgatcactggaAAGGAAGATGCAGCTAATAACTATGCCCGTGGTCACTATACCATTGGCAAAGACAGAATTGACTTGGCATTAGATCGTATCCGTAAACTG ACCGATGCCTGTTCTGGGCTACAGGGATTCCTGATTTTCCACAGCTTTGGTGGGGGCACTGGTTCTGGCTTTACCTCCTTGTTGATGGAGCGCCTCTCCCTGGATTACGGCAAGAAGTCCAAACTGGAGTTTGCCATCTACCCAGCCCCTCAAGTCTCCACTGCCGTAGTGGAGCCGTACAACTCCATCCTGACCACTCACACCACCCTGGAGCATTCAGACTGCGCCTTCATGGTGGACAATGAGGCCATCTATGACATCTGCCGTCGCAACTTGGACATTGAACGCCCCACTTACACCAACCTTAATCGTCTCATCAGCCAGATAGTCTCATCAATCACTGCCTCTCTGCGCTTTGATGGTGCCCTCAATGTGGATCTGACAGAGTTTCAGACCAACCTGGTGCCCTACCCTCGCATCCACTTCCCCTTGGTGACATATGCACCCATCATCTCCTCTGAGAAAGCCTACCAAGAGCAGCTGTCAGTGGCGGAAATCACCAGTTCCTGCTTTGAACCCAACAACCAGATGGTGAAGTGTGATCCCCGTCATGGAAAATACATGGCCTGCTGCATGTTGTACCGTGGTGACGTGGTCCCCAAAGATGTCAACGTAGCTATTGCTGCCATCAAGACCAAGAGAACGATCCAGTTTGTGGACTGGTGTCCAACAGGCTTCAAG GTTGGAATCAATTACCAGCCTCCCACAATAACACCCGGAGGAGACCTGGCCCAAGTGGAACGTGCCGTCTGCATGCTAAGCAATACCACAGCCATCGCTGAGGCCTGGGCGAGACTGGACCACAAGTTTGATCTGATGTATGCCAAGAGAGCATTTGTGCACTGGTATGTTGGTGAAGGCATGGAGGAAGGGGAGTTTGCAGAGGCCCGAGAGGACTTGTCTGCACTGGAGAAGGACTACGAGGAAGTGGGAACGAACTCATTTGGAGAAGAAAATGACGGGGAGGAATTTTAA